In Vanessa cardui chromosome 28, ilVanCard2.1, whole genome shotgun sequence, one genomic interval encodes:
- the LOC124541497 gene encoding zinc finger protein 664-like, giving the protein MTKILIEEKQIIRVQERCRQLDGKAKTKGETVRRVSKLTKRIVKSEKEVEIPKGRQGSIELSRHLINVREILTWSNATPIRSHTDIGYLCCYCDDYYQEPADLKQHTLENHEGINNSSFTKRRDLNAFYVKVDITGLQCRLCDDDIESIDHLIVHLKDVHKKRLFTDIKNHLIAFKFETETLQCFVCSTKFNRFKGLLEHMNLHCRNFICSVCDAGFVNRKRLFVHQEKHKTGVFQCEVCSEEFSTLPKKKLHIKSIHKPVKFRNKCGYCNETFKDYHQKLKHLTVVHQVEQNAYKCDACDRIYRSRKSFRVHIQRDHLLQRPHHCTECDKNFYSGSALKCHMLKHTGVREFQCDVCLKSYGRKSTLRDHMRIHSDDRRFKCEHCGQAFVQKCSWRGHMRAKHGEEV; this is encoded by the exons ATGACAAAAATACTTATAGAAGAAAAACAGATCATTAGAGTTCAAGAGAGAT GTAGACAACTGGATGGTAAAGCAAAAACTAAAGGTGAAACCGTGAGGCGCGTATCGAAATTGACAAAGAGAATTGTCAAAAGTGAGAAAGAAGTCGAGATACCGAAAGGTCGACAGGGGAGTATCGAACTGTCGAGGCATTTGATCAATGTTAGGGAGATACTGACCTGGTCCAATGCGACGCCGATCCGAAGTCACACGGATATCGGCTACCTGTGCTGTTACTGTGACGATTACTACCAAGAACCGGCCGATTTAAAACAGCACACGCTTGAGAACCACGAGGGCATAAATAATTCAAGCTTCACGAAACGAAGGGACCTCAATGCGTTTTACGTTAAAGTAGATATCACAGGACTGCAGTGTAGGCTGTGTGATGATGATATAGAATCAATAGATCACCTTATCGTTCACCTCAAGGACGTGCACAAAAAACGCCTGTTCACAGACATCAAAAATCACTTGATTGCGTTCAAATTTGAAACGGAAACTCTGCAGTGTTTCGTCTGTTCGACAAAATTCAACCGATTTAAAGGATTGCTCGAACATATGAATCTGCATTGTAGGAATTTTATTTGTAGCGTGTGCGATGCCGGCTTCGTAAATCGGAAACGTCTTTTCGTTCATCAGGAGAAGCACAAGACAGGTGTGTTCCAGTGCGAAGTCTGCTCGGAGGAGTTCTCGACGCTTCCGAAGAAGAAGCTCCACATAAAGTCGATTCACAAACCTGTAAAGTTTCGTAATAAATGTGGCTACTGCAACGAGACGTTCAAGGATTATCATCAGAAGTTGAAACATTTGACGGTTGTGCACCAAGTTGAACAGAATGCGTACAAGTGTGACGCCTGCGATCGGATATATCGTAGTCGGAAGTCCTTCAGGGTACACATCCAGAGGGATCACTTGCTTCAGCGGCCGCACCATTGCACGGAATGCGATAAAAATTTCTATTCTGGTTCCGCTTTGAAATGCCACATGCTGAAACACACGGGCGTGAGGGAATTCCAATGTGATGTTTGTTTGAAATCGTACGGTCGTAAGTCAACCCTCCGTGATCATATGCGTATACATTCAGATGATAGGCGGTTTAAGTGCGAGCACTGTGGGCAGGCGTTTGTCCAGAAGTGCAGCTGGCGTGGTCACATGCGCGCGAAACACGGCGAAGAAGTTTGA
- the LOC124541496 gene encoding zinc finger protein 26-like, whose protein sequence is MEEFGLELLSPESVPEHTDINVAIQVNVFFVGDEQIIIVSGEKAEELLHKLQVKSRVSSASRGRNKKTPKNKLDDKCMLEVEKHRSNMTEILLNSNATPIRFRGDIGYACCFCTEQFPDPADLKWHTIEKHDEKSIKQVVQEMRVYTVKLDITGLKCNICCNDISSIDSLIDHLIDDHQHVIYTDIKNHMVPFKFQGEELKCALCSTKFTKFRNLTEHMNTHFRNYVCDVCGAGFVNRDILRSHLRIHKTGLFACDFCSKTFNTRVKKQSHINIVHRRLYMTRKCGYCNELFDDYHKKTDHLAKYHGVTPAVLKCDSCDKTFTNQQGLRRHTRRDHLMERNFECKVCGMKFFGSENLNKHMLKHTGERDFHCSLCGKSFARKFTLKQHMRVHTKERRSPVRTSAKYLVIDENVESDAEETI, encoded by the coding sequence ATGGAAGAGTTCGGGCTAGAGCTCCTGTCTCCTGAATCCGTCCCTGAGCATACTGATATTAATGTCGCCATTCAAGTGAACGTTTTCTTTGTAGGTGATGAACAAATAATCATCGTATCTGGTGAAAAGGCCGAAGAGCTCCTACACAAATTACAAGTCAAATCAAGAGTTAGTAGCGCATCACGTGGCCGTAATAAGAAAACGCCCAAAAATAAACTAGACGACAAATGTATGCTCGAAGTTGAGAAACATCGGAGTAACATGACGGAGATACTGTTGAATTCAAACGCTACCCCGATAAGGTTTCGAGGCGATATAGGATACGCTTGTTGCTTTTGTACGGAACAGTTTCCAGATCCAGCTGATTTGAAGTGGCATACGATCGAGAAACACGATGAGAAAAGTATCAAACAAGTCGTCCAAGAGATGCGCGTTTACACGGTCAAATTGGACATAACAGGCTTAAAATGTAACATTTGTTGTAACGATATATCATCAATAGATAGCTTAATAGACCATTTAATAGATGACCATCAGCACGTTATCTACACGGATATAAAAAACCACATGGTACCGTTTAAGTTTCAAGGCGAAGAGTTAAAGTGTGCCCTGTGTTCGACGAAATTTACGAAGTTTAGAAATTTGACGGAACACATGAACACGCACTTTCGTAATTACGTCTGCGACGTCTGCGGCGCCGGTTTCGTGAACCGTGACATACTGAGGAGTCACTTGAGGATACACAAGACTGGTCTATTCGCGTGCGATTTCTGCTCCAAGACGTTCAATACAAGAGTCAAAAAGCAGTCCCATATCAACATCGTACACAGGCGGCTTTACATGACGAGGAAATGCGGATATTGCAATGAGTTATTCGATGATTACCACAAGAAAACTGATCATCTGGCCAAGTATCATGGAGTCACACCCGCTGTCCTGAAATGTGATTCGTGCGATAAGACGTTCACGAATCAGCAAGGATTACGACGGCATACGAGGAGGGATCATTTGATGGAGAGGAATTTTGAGTGTAAAGTTTGCGGCATGAAGTTTTTCGGTAGCGAGAATCTGAACAAGCACATGTTGAAACATACGGGGGAGCGTGATTTTCACTGTAGCTTATGTGGGAAATCATTCGCCAGGAAATTTACTCTGAAGCAACATATGCGAGTTCATACAAAGGAAAGGAGGAGCCCTGTTCGGACATCTGCTAAATATTTGGTTATCGATGAGAATGTGGAATCAGACGCTGAAGAAACAATTTGA